A region of Deinococcus rubellus DNA encodes the following proteins:
- a CDS encoding fimbrial biogenesis chaperone, producing the protein MNMRKNKDSIRKLLALLFLASVSSVSSQGLTINPPTITINPVQRLSTQTQLTNTGANAEQFTVKVVSWTMQDSQNVYSPSRDLVVNPSSFSVKPGETQVIRIGLLKKPGAAELAYRVMVTQVPNEDTPTTNKTVKGVEMSFKQVVSFGLAVYVTGATATPNMSYQVARDGNDLLVRMTNAGNRHQVYGEAIFKADDRSLTLPSYAVLTGVTYTARLKDWGNVRGPLTLSFVNVNGETKNETLALP; encoded by the coding sequence ATGAATATGAGAAAAAATAAAGACTCCATCCGGAAACTTTTGGCCCTTCTGTTTTTGGCCTCGGTCAGTAGCGTATCTTCTCAGGGATTGACCATCAATCCGCCCACCATAACCATCAACCCCGTCCAGCGCCTCAGTACCCAGACGCAGCTCACCAATACCGGAGCTAATGCGGAGCAATTCACCGTCAAGGTGGTTAGCTGGACGATGCAGGACAGCCAGAATGTGTACAGTCCCTCGCGTGATCTGGTTGTTAATCCCTCTTCCTTCAGCGTTAAGCCTGGTGAAACCCAGGTGATTCGCATAGGGTTACTCAAAAAGCCAGGAGCCGCTGAACTGGCTTACCGCGTTATGGTGACCCAGGTTCCGAACGAAGACACGCCTACCACCAACAAAACCGTAAAAGGGGTGGAGATGAGCTTCAAGCAGGTGGTTTCATTTGGTCTAGCCGTCTACGTGACTGGTGCAACCGCCACACCGAACATGAGTTATCAGGTGGCCCGCGACGGCAACGATCTGCTCGTCCGCATGACCAACGCGGGCAACCGACACCAAGTTTACGGTGAGGCCATCTTCAAAGCAGACGACCGTAGCCTGACTTTGCCTTCCTACGCCGTCCTGACTGGCGTAACCTACACTGCCCGGCTCAAAGACTGGGGCAATGTGCGCGGGCCGCTGACGCTCAGCTTCGTCAATGTCAATGGGGAAACGAAAAATGAGACGCTGGCGCTGCCCTAG